A stretch of Nonomuraea africana DNA encodes these proteins:
- a CDS encoding NRDE family protein, producing MCTVIVRTGEPLTLLGIRDEFADRPWEGPGEHWPDYPGVVGGRDLKAGGTWLAVLPSAGRVAALLNGRGEAADERTKISRGDLPLRAVLAGALPEVDLTRYDPFHLLVADGAGARLWSWDGRRPIETVVPEGTSVIVNGGLGADSRNLAPVFAAAPDWHDLVGMATVCHELPDGRRHASLSATLLTLGGDRVGYDFSDLTSWNAVAVPRVDRGVSRDG from the coding sequence ATGTGCACCGTGATCGTGCGGACCGGCGAGCCGCTGACCCTGCTGGGCATCCGCGACGAGTTCGCCGACCGGCCGTGGGAGGGCCCCGGCGAGCACTGGCCCGACTACCCGGGCGTCGTCGGCGGGCGCGACCTCAAGGCGGGCGGCACGTGGCTGGCCGTCCTGCCGTCGGCGGGGCGCGTGGCGGCGCTGCTCAACGGCAGGGGCGAGGCGGCCGACGAGCGCACCAAGATCTCGCGCGGCGACCTGCCGCTGCGCGCGGTCCTGGCGGGCGCGCTGCCCGAGGTCGACCTGACCCGCTATGACCCCTTCCACCTGCTGGTCGCCGACGGCGCGGGCGCGCGCCTGTGGTCGTGGGACGGCCGGCGCCCGATCGAGACGGTGGTCCCCGAGGGCACCAGCGTCATCGTCAACGGCGGCCTCGGCGCCGACTCCAGGAACCTCGCCCCGGTCTTCGCGGCCGCCCCCGACTGGCACGACCTGGTCGGCATGGCCACGGTCTGCCACGAGCTGCCGGACGGCCGCCGCCACGCCTCGCTGTCGGCCACCCTGCTGACGCTCGGCGGCGACCGGGTGGGCTACGACTTCTCCGATCTCACCAGCTGGAATGCGGTGGCCGTGCCCCGCGTTGATCGTGGTGTTTCCCGAGACGGATAA
- the mshC gene encoding cysteine--1-D-myo-inosityl 2-amino-2-deoxy-alpha-D-glucopyranoside ligase has product MRSWSAPSVPNLPGAAVPLHLYDTAARQVRPTEPGPTATMYVCGITPYDATHLGHANTYLAFDLVGRVWRDNGHEVHFTQNATDVDDPLLERAEQTGQDWRDLAEREIELFRVDMSALRVLPPREYVGVTEAIGQVAELIESLSDKGLTYSVDGDVYFSVADAPKFGEVSGYGREEMLALFGERGGDPDRAGKRDPLDWLLWRAERPGEPSWPSRFGPGRPGWHVECTAIALAHLGAGFDVAGGGSDLIFPHHECGASEGYAASGEWPFAKFYSHAGMVGLDGEKMSKSRGNLVFVSKLRAEHDPMAIRLVLLAHHYRADWEYTDDQLQGAEARLDRWRAAVALPSGPAAGDVLAEVRARLSADLDAPGALAAIDAWAARALADDGSGAESDPGAPGLVRDLADALLGVAL; this is encoded by the coding sequence ATGCGATCGTGGTCTGCCCCCAGTGTTCCCAACCTGCCCGGCGCCGCCGTACCCCTGCATCTGTACGACACCGCCGCGCGGCAGGTCAGGCCCACCGAGCCGGGGCCGACCGCCACGATGTACGTGTGCGGCATCACTCCCTACGACGCCACGCACCTGGGCCACGCCAACACCTACCTCGCCTTCGACCTCGTGGGCAGGGTGTGGCGCGACAACGGCCACGAGGTGCACTTCACGCAGAACGCCACCGACGTCGACGACCCGCTGCTCGAGCGGGCCGAGCAGACCGGCCAGGACTGGCGGGACCTCGCCGAGCGCGAGATCGAGCTGTTCCGCGTCGACATGAGCGCGCTGCGCGTCCTGCCCCCGCGCGAGTACGTCGGCGTGACCGAGGCCATCGGCCAGGTCGCGGAGCTGATCGAGAGCCTGTCCGACAAGGGGCTGACCTACTCCGTCGACGGCGACGTCTACTTCAGCGTCGCCGACGCGCCCAAGTTCGGCGAGGTGTCGGGCTACGGCCGCGAGGAGATGCTGGCGCTGTTCGGCGAGCGCGGCGGCGACCCCGACCGCGCGGGCAAGCGCGACCCGCTCGACTGGCTGCTGTGGCGGGCCGAACGTCCCGGCGAGCCGTCCTGGCCCTCCCGCTTCGGCCCCGGCAGGCCCGGCTGGCACGTCGAATGCACCGCCATCGCCCTGGCCCACCTCGGCGCCGGGTTCGACGTCGCGGGCGGCGGCTCCGACCTGATCTTCCCGCACCACGAGTGCGGCGCCTCCGAGGGTTACGCCGCCAGCGGCGAGTGGCCGTTCGCCAAGTTCTACTCCCACGCGGGCATGGTGGGTCTCGACGGCGAGAAGATGTCCAAGTCGCGGGGCAACCTGGTGTTCGTCTCCAAGCTGCGTGCCGAGCACGACCCGATGGCCATCAGGCTCGTGCTGCTCGCCCACCACTACCGCGCCGACTGGGAGTACACCGACGACCAGCTCCAGGGGGCCGAGGCGCGACTCGATCGCTGGCGCGCGGCGGTCGCGCTGCCGTCCGGCCCGGCCGCGGGTGACGTGCTGGCCGAGGTGCGGGCGCGGCTGTCGGCCGATCTCGACGCCCCCGGCGCGCTGGCCGCGATCGACGCGTGGGCGGCCAGGGCGCTGGCCGATGACGGTTCCGGCGCGGAATCAGACCCCGGCGCTCCCGGCCTGGTCCGCGACCTGGCCGACGCCCTGCTGGGGGTCGCGCTCTAG